The Cydia splendana chromosome Z, ilCydSple1.2, whole genome shotgun sequence genome window below encodes:
- the LOC134804196 gene encoding hormone receptor 4 isoform X1: protein MMPDVYPKVSGPFYISRFVPTPNRRIMTLSRGPCDLDNMSLFQDLKLKRRKVDSRCSSDGESAADTSTSSPDPGPPSPRMADAGCSTPPHPPPMFDDGSSPTPTPACHPTVIRSAPPYSVIKFEGAASSNKSDNSHAIKHVVTSPTQHSSVKLEGPPPEPPLPYRPRAPAPPLPGVHSPLAPGPWPPAACINGVKPELIGGHFPPQPQEPKTGARGPAQWRGAPAVIMGESGGVRTMFWTLPAPTPGGEASATPSGSHTPTPPAPDPSTCSEESAARLLLNLGGELRRQRGPPLNMELLWAGDVSQLPAHQQLHALNLSAAAGSTAGASGAPAPSPHSMPRPELRAYAPEAEREEDEQPMICMICEDKATGLHYGIITCEGCKGFFKRTVQNRRVYTCVADGGCEITKAQRNRCQYCRFKKCIEQGMVLQAVREDRMPGGRNSGAVYNLYKVKYKKHKKANKAATTTSRASPPEKPKEPMPPLPPHLVNGTILKTALTNPSETCCVQVVHLRARLESAVSSSRDRAVPLERALHMIRALIDCDAMEDIATVRHLPDLLHDTSEIGDKLCKIGDSIVHKMVAWTKKLPFIMEIPMEIHSKLLMEKWHEISVLTTAAFQAMHGKHAHAPPSSDHEHDFIQEVNANLRTLQNCLTSLMGRPITLEQLRLDVGLVVEKMTQITCVFRRIQLRMEEYVCLKVYILLNQEVELEGIQERYVQVLRSYLEHAAPHHPGRLQELFARIPEIQAAANLLLESKMFYVPFVLNSAEIR from the exons ATGATGCCTGATGTTTACCCGAAAGTGTCGGGACCCTTTTACATTAGCAGATTTGTCCCGACTCCGAATCGTC GAATAATGACACTCAGCCGCGGCCCGTGTGACCTTGACAACATGAGTCTCTTCCAAGACCTAAAACTAAAGAGGCGGAAAGTTGACTCCCGATGTAGTAGCGATG GCGAGTCGGCTGCCGACACCAGCACGTCATCGCCGGACCCGGGCCCGCCCTCGCCGCGCATGGCCGACGCCGGCTGCAGCACGCCGCCGCACCCGCCGCCCATGTTCGACGACGGCAGCTCACCCACGCCCACCCCGGCCTGCCACCCCACCGTCATTCGCTCGGCGCCGCCATACTCCGTCATCAAGTTTGAAGGAGCTGCCAGCTCCAACAAGTCTGACAATTCGCATGCCATTAAACACGTGGTCACGTCGCCCACGCAACACTCTTCCGTGAAGCTGGAGGGCCCGCCGCCGGAGCCGCCGCTCCCGTACAGGCCACgagcgcccgcgccgccgctgCCCGGCGTGCACTCTCCTCTCGCGCCGGGGCCCTGGCCGCCGGCCGCTTGCATCAACGGCGTCAAGCCCGAACTTATTGGCGGACACTTCCCGCCACAGCCGCAGGAGCCTAAGACTGGCGCGCGAGGGCCTGCGCAATGGAGAGGGGCGCCCGCCGTTATCATGGGTGAATCCGGGGGCGTACGCACAATGTTCTGGACGCTACCGGCGCCCACTCCCGGGGGTGAGGCATCTGCGACACCGAGCGGGTCGCACACCCCAACACCGCCGGCTCCTGACCCCTCTACATGCAGTGAGGAATCTGCGGCTAGGCTGCTTTTGAACCTTGGTGGCGAGTTAAGGCGACAGCGCGGCCCGCCATTAAACATGGAACTGTTATGGGCAGGAGACGTATCACAGCTGCCAGCTCACCAACAGCTACACGCTCTGAACCTGAGTGCGGCGGCAGGCAGCACGGCCGGAGCTTCAGGCGCGCCGGCCCCAAGCCCACACTCTATGCCTCGTCCGGAACTACGTGCCTACGCGCCTGAAGCTGAACGCGAAGAAGATGAACAGCCCATGATCTGCATGATATGCGAAGACAAAGCAACAGGTTTACATTACGGAATTATCACGTGTGAGGGATGCAAAGGCTTCTTCAAGAGAACCGTACAGAATAGACGCGTGTACACATGCGTCGCTGATGGAGGCTGTGAAATCACAAAAGCGCAACGAAATCGATGTCAATACTGTCGCTTCAAGAAATGTATCGAACAAGGCATGGTTTTACAAG CTGTGAGAGAAGACCGCATGCCGGGAGGACGAAATAGCGGCGCAGTGTACAATTTGTACAAAGTAAAATATAAGAAGCACAAAAAGGCAAATAAAGCAGCGACAACAACAAGCCGGGCGTCGCCACCAGAAAAGCCTAAAGAGCCAATGCCACCTCTCCCGCCACATCTGGTCAACGGCACTATTCTTAAGACTGCTCTCACCAATCCTAGCgag acgTGTTGCGTTCAGGTTGTCCACCTAAGGGCTCGATTAGAGAGTGCAGTATCATCCTCGCGGGACCGCGCGGTGCCGCTGGAACGGGCGCTGCACATGATCCGCGCCCTCATCGACTGCGATGCCATGGAGGACATCGCCACCGTGCGCCACCTGCCCGATCTCCTGCACGACACCTCAGAAATAGGCGATAAGCTCTGCAAAATTGGGGACTCCATCGTACACAAGATGGTCGCATGGACGAAGAAACTCCCGTTTATAATGGAGATTCCGATGGAAATACACTCCAAGCTGCTGATGGAAAAGTGGCACGAGATCTCTGTGCTGACGACGGCGGCGTTCCAGGCTATGCACGGGAAGcacgctcacgcgccgccctcTTCAGACCACGAGCATGACTTCATACAAGAG GTGAACGCAAACCTGCGGACGCTCCAGAACTGCCTCACCTCGCTGATGGGGCGCCCCATCACCCTGGAGCAGCTGCGACTGGACGTGGGGCTGGTGGTGGAGAAGATGACGCAGATCACCTGCGTCTTCCGCCGCATACAGCTCCGGATGGAGGAGTACGTCTGCCTCAAAGTCTACATATTGTTGAACCAAG AAGTGGAACTGGAAGGCATACAGGAGCGATACGTGCAGGTTTTACGCAGCTATCTGGAGCACGCGGCTCCACACCATCCCGGCAGATTGCAGGAACTTTTTGCCAGGATACCTGAG ATCCAAGCAGCGGCTAACCTTCTACTCGAGAGCAAGATGTTCTATGTGCCGTTTGTGTTAAACTCGGCAGAGATCAGATAG
- the LOC134804196 gene encoding hormone receptor 4 isoform X2: MMPDVYPKVSGPFYISRFVPTPNRRIMTLSRGPCDLDNMSLFQDLKLKRRKVDSRCSSDGESAADTSTSSPDPGPPSPRMADAGCSTPPHPPPMFDDGSSPTPTPACHPTVIRSAPPYSVIKFEGAASSNKSDNSHAIKHVVTSPTQHSSVKLEGPPPEPPLPYRPRAPAPPLPGVHSPLAPGPWPPAACINGVKPELIGGHFPPQPQEPKTGARGPAQWRGAPAVIMGESGGVRTMFWTLPAPTPGGEASATPSGSHTPTPPAPDPSTCSEESAARLLLNLGGELRRQRGPPLNMELLWAGDVSQLPAHQQLHALNLSAAAGSTAGASGAPAPSPHSMPRPELRAYAPEAEREEDEQPMICMICEDKATGLHYGIITCEGCKGFFKRTVQNRRVYTCVADGGCEITKAQRNRCQYCRFKKCIEQGMVLQAVREDRMPGGRNSGAVYNLYKVKYKKHKKANKAATTTSRASPPEKPKEPMPPLPPHLVNGTILKTALTNPSEVVHLRARLESAVSSSRDRAVPLERALHMIRALIDCDAMEDIATVRHLPDLLHDTSEIGDKLCKIGDSIVHKMVAWTKKLPFIMEIPMEIHSKLLMEKWHEISVLTTAAFQAMHGKHAHAPPSSDHEHDFIQEVNANLRTLQNCLTSLMGRPITLEQLRLDVGLVVEKMTQITCVFRRIQLRMEEYVCLKVYILLNQEVELEGIQERYVQVLRSYLEHAAPHHPGRLQELFARIPEIQAAANLLLESKMFYVPFVLNSAEIR; this comes from the exons ATGATGCCTGATGTTTACCCGAAAGTGTCGGGACCCTTTTACATTAGCAGATTTGTCCCGACTCCGAATCGTC GAATAATGACACTCAGCCGCGGCCCGTGTGACCTTGACAACATGAGTCTCTTCCAAGACCTAAAACTAAAGAGGCGGAAAGTTGACTCCCGATGTAGTAGCGATG GCGAGTCGGCTGCCGACACCAGCACGTCATCGCCGGACCCGGGCCCGCCCTCGCCGCGCATGGCCGACGCCGGCTGCAGCACGCCGCCGCACCCGCCGCCCATGTTCGACGACGGCAGCTCACCCACGCCCACCCCGGCCTGCCACCCCACCGTCATTCGCTCGGCGCCGCCATACTCCGTCATCAAGTTTGAAGGAGCTGCCAGCTCCAACAAGTCTGACAATTCGCATGCCATTAAACACGTGGTCACGTCGCCCACGCAACACTCTTCCGTGAAGCTGGAGGGCCCGCCGCCGGAGCCGCCGCTCCCGTACAGGCCACgagcgcccgcgccgccgctgCCCGGCGTGCACTCTCCTCTCGCGCCGGGGCCCTGGCCGCCGGCCGCTTGCATCAACGGCGTCAAGCCCGAACTTATTGGCGGACACTTCCCGCCACAGCCGCAGGAGCCTAAGACTGGCGCGCGAGGGCCTGCGCAATGGAGAGGGGCGCCCGCCGTTATCATGGGTGAATCCGGGGGCGTACGCACAATGTTCTGGACGCTACCGGCGCCCACTCCCGGGGGTGAGGCATCTGCGACACCGAGCGGGTCGCACACCCCAACACCGCCGGCTCCTGACCCCTCTACATGCAGTGAGGAATCTGCGGCTAGGCTGCTTTTGAACCTTGGTGGCGAGTTAAGGCGACAGCGCGGCCCGCCATTAAACATGGAACTGTTATGGGCAGGAGACGTATCACAGCTGCCAGCTCACCAACAGCTACACGCTCTGAACCTGAGTGCGGCGGCAGGCAGCACGGCCGGAGCTTCAGGCGCGCCGGCCCCAAGCCCACACTCTATGCCTCGTCCGGAACTACGTGCCTACGCGCCTGAAGCTGAACGCGAAGAAGATGAACAGCCCATGATCTGCATGATATGCGAAGACAAAGCAACAGGTTTACATTACGGAATTATCACGTGTGAGGGATGCAAAGGCTTCTTCAAGAGAACCGTACAGAATAGACGCGTGTACACATGCGTCGCTGATGGAGGCTGTGAAATCACAAAAGCGCAACGAAATCGATGTCAATACTGTCGCTTCAAGAAATGTATCGAACAAGGCATGGTTTTACAAG CTGTGAGAGAAGACCGCATGCCGGGAGGACGAAATAGCGGCGCAGTGTACAATTTGTACAAAGTAAAATATAAGAAGCACAAAAAGGCAAATAAAGCAGCGACAACAACAAGCCGGGCGTCGCCACCAGAAAAGCCTAAAGAGCCAATGCCACCTCTCCCGCCACATCTGGTCAACGGCACTATTCTTAAGACTGCTCTCACCAATCCTAGCgag GTTGTCCACCTAAGGGCTCGATTAGAGAGTGCAGTATCATCCTCGCGGGACCGCGCGGTGCCGCTGGAACGGGCGCTGCACATGATCCGCGCCCTCATCGACTGCGATGCCATGGAGGACATCGCCACCGTGCGCCACCTGCCCGATCTCCTGCACGACACCTCAGAAATAGGCGATAAGCTCTGCAAAATTGGGGACTCCATCGTACACAAGATGGTCGCATGGACGAAGAAACTCCCGTTTATAATGGAGATTCCGATGGAAATACACTCCAAGCTGCTGATGGAAAAGTGGCACGAGATCTCTGTGCTGACGACGGCGGCGTTCCAGGCTATGCACGGGAAGcacgctcacgcgccgccctcTTCAGACCACGAGCATGACTTCATACAAGAG GTGAACGCAAACCTGCGGACGCTCCAGAACTGCCTCACCTCGCTGATGGGGCGCCCCATCACCCTGGAGCAGCTGCGACTGGACGTGGGGCTGGTGGTGGAGAAGATGACGCAGATCACCTGCGTCTTCCGCCGCATACAGCTCCGGATGGAGGAGTACGTCTGCCTCAAAGTCTACATATTGTTGAACCAAG AAGTGGAACTGGAAGGCATACAGGAGCGATACGTGCAGGTTTTACGCAGCTATCTGGAGCACGCGGCTCCACACCATCCCGGCAGATTGCAGGAACTTTTTGCCAGGATACCTGAG ATCCAAGCAGCGGCTAACCTTCTACTCGAGAGCAAGATGTTCTATGTGCCGTTTGTGTTAAACTCGGCAGAGATCAGATAG
- the LOC134804196 gene encoding hormone receptor 4 isoform X3, which produces MDTHVTRGQELFAKMFYGIMTLSRGPCDLDNMSLFQDLKLKRRKVDSRCSSDGESAADTSTSSPDPGPPSPRMADAGCSTPPHPPPMFDDGSSPTPTPACHPTVIRSAPPYSVIKFEGAASSNKSDNSHAIKHVVTSPTQHSSVKLEGPPPEPPLPYRPRAPAPPLPGVHSPLAPGPWPPAACINGVKPELIGGHFPPQPQEPKTGARGPAQWRGAPAVIMGESGGVRTMFWTLPAPTPGGEASATPSGSHTPTPPAPDPSTCSEESAARLLLNLGGELRRQRGPPLNMELLWAGDVSQLPAHQQLHALNLSAAAGSTAGASGAPAPSPHSMPRPELRAYAPEAEREEDEQPMICMICEDKATGLHYGIITCEGCKGFFKRTVQNRRVYTCVADGGCEITKAQRNRCQYCRFKKCIEQGMVLQAVREDRMPGGRNSGAVYNLYKVKYKKHKKANKAATTTSRASPPEKPKEPMPPLPPHLVNGTILKTALTNPSETCCVQVVHLRARLESAVSSSRDRAVPLERALHMIRALIDCDAMEDIATVRHLPDLLHDTSEIGDKLCKIGDSIVHKMVAWTKKLPFIMEIPMEIHSKLLMEKWHEISVLTTAAFQAMHGKHAHAPPSSDHEHDFIQEVNANLRTLQNCLTSLMGRPITLEQLRLDVGLVVEKMTQITCVFRRIQLRMEEYVCLKVYILLNQEVELEGIQERYVQVLRSYLEHAAPHHPGRLQELFARIPEIQAAANLLLESKMFYVPFVLNSAEIR; this is translated from the exons GAATAATGACACTCAGCCGCGGCCCGTGTGACCTTGACAACATGAGTCTCTTCCAAGACCTAAAACTAAAGAGGCGGAAAGTTGACTCCCGATGTAGTAGCGATG GCGAGTCGGCTGCCGACACCAGCACGTCATCGCCGGACCCGGGCCCGCCCTCGCCGCGCATGGCCGACGCCGGCTGCAGCACGCCGCCGCACCCGCCGCCCATGTTCGACGACGGCAGCTCACCCACGCCCACCCCGGCCTGCCACCCCACCGTCATTCGCTCGGCGCCGCCATACTCCGTCATCAAGTTTGAAGGAGCTGCCAGCTCCAACAAGTCTGACAATTCGCATGCCATTAAACACGTGGTCACGTCGCCCACGCAACACTCTTCCGTGAAGCTGGAGGGCCCGCCGCCGGAGCCGCCGCTCCCGTACAGGCCACgagcgcccgcgccgccgctgCCCGGCGTGCACTCTCCTCTCGCGCCGGGGCCCTGGCCGCCGGCCGCTTGCATCAACGGCGTCAAGCCCGAACTTATTGGCGGACACTTCCCGCCACAGCCGCAGGAGCCTAAGACTGGCGCGCGAGGGCCTGCGCAATGGAGAGGGGCGCCCGCCGTTATCATGGGTGAATCCGGGGGCGTACGCACAATGTTCTGGACGCTACCGGCGCCCACTCCCGGGGGTGAGGCATCTGCGACACCGAGCGGGTCGCACACCCCAACACCGCCGGCTCCTGACCCCTCTACATGCAGTGAGGAATCTGCGGCTAGGCTGCTTTTGAACCTTGGTGGCGAGTTAAGGCGACAGCGCGGCCCGCCATTAAACATGGAACTGTTATGGGCAGGAGACGTATCACAGCTGCCAGCTCACCAACAGCTACACGCTCTGAACCTGAGTGCGGCGGCAGGCAGCACGGCCGGAGCTTCAGGCGCGCCGGCCCCAAGCCCACACTCTATGCCTCGTCCGGAACTACGTGCCTACGCGCCTGAAGCTGAACGCGAAGAAGATGAACAGCCCATGATCTGCATGATATGCGAAGACAAAGCAACAGGTTTACATTACGGAATTATCACGTGTGAGGGATGCAAAGGCTTCTTCAAGAGAACCGTACAGAATAGACGCGTGTACACATGCGTCGCTGATGGAGGCTGTGAAATCACAAAAGCGCAACGAAATCGATGTCAATACTGTCGCTTCAAGAAATGTATCGAACAAGGCATGGTTTTACAAG CTGTGAGAGAAGACCGCATGCCGGGAGGACGAAATAGCGGCGCAGTGTACAATTTGTACAAAGTAAAATATAAGAAGCACAAAAAGGCAAATAAAGCAGCGACAACAACAAGCCGGGCGTCGCCACCAGAAAAGCCTAAAGAGCCAATGCCACCTCTCCCGCCACATCTGGTCAACGGCACTATTCTTAAGACTGCTCTCACCAATCCTAGCgag acgTGTTGCGTTCAGGTTGTCCACCTAAGGGCTCGATTAGAGAGTGCAGTATCATCCTCGCGGGACCGCGCGGTGCCGCTGGAACGGGCGCTGCACATGATCCGCGCCCTCATCGACTGCGATGCCATGGAGGACATCGCCACCGTGCGCCACCTGCCCGATCTCCTGCACGACACCTCAGAAATAGGCGATAAGCTCTGCAAAATTGGGGACTCCATCGTACACAAGATGGTCGCATGGACGAAGAAACTCCCGTTTATAATGGAGATTCCGATGGAAATACACTCCAAGCTGCTGATGGAAAAGTGGCACGAGATCTCTGTGCTGACGACGGCGGCGTTCCAGGCTATGCACGGGAAGcacgctcacgcgccgccctcTTCAGACCACGAGCATGACTTCATACAAGAG GTGAACGCAAACCTGCGGACGCTCCAGAACTGCCTCACCTCGCTGATGGGGCGCCCCATCACCCTGGAGCAGCTGCGACTGGACGTGGGGCTGGTGGTGGAGAAGATGACGCAGATCACCTGCGTCTTCCGCCGCATACAGCTCCGGATGGAGGAGTACGTCTGCCTCAAAGTCTACATATTGTTGAACCAAG AAGTGGAACTGGAAGGCATACAGGAGCGATACGTGCAGGTTTTACGCAGCTATCTGGAGCACGCGGCTCCACACCATCCCGGCAGATTGCAGGAACTTTTTGCCAGGATACCTGAG ATCCAAGCAGCGGCTAACCTTCTACTCGAGAGCAAGATGTTCTATGTGCCGTTTGTGTTAAACTCGGCAGAGATCAGATAG
- the LOC134804196 gene encoding hormone receptor 4 isoform X4, whose translation MTSTMGIMTLSRGPCDLDNMSLFQDLKLKRRKVDSRCSSDGESAADTSTSSPDPGPPSPRMADAGCSTPPHPPPMFDDGSSPTPTPACHPTVIRSAPPYSVIKFEGAASSNKSDNSHAIKHVVTSPTQHSSVKLEGPPPEPPLPYRPRAPAPPLPGVHSPLAPGPWPPAACINGVKPELIGGHFPPQPQEPKTGARGPAQWRGAPAVIMGESGGVRTMFWTLPAPTPGGEASATPSGSHTPTPPAPDPSTCSEESAARLLLNLGGELRRQRGPPLNMELLWAGDVSQLPAHQQLHALNLSAAAGSTAGASGAPAPSPHSMPRPELRAYAPEAEREEDEQPMICMICEDKATGLHYGIITCEGCKGFFKRTVQNRRVYTCVADGGCEITKAQRNRCQYCRFKKCIEQGMVLQAVREDRMPGGRNSGAVYNLYKVKYKKHKKANKAATTTSRASPPEKPKEPMPPLPPHLVNGTILKTALTNPSETCCVQVVHLRARLESAVSSSRDRAVPLERALHMIRALIDCDAMEDIATVRHLPDLLHDTSEIGDKLCKIGDSIVHKMVAWTKKLPFIMEIPMEIHSKLLMEKWHEISVLTTAAFQAMHGKHAHAPPSSDHEHDFIQEVNANLRTLQNCLTSLMGRPITLEQLRLDVGLVVEKMTQITCVFRRIQLRMEEYVCLKVYILLNQEVELEGIQERYVQVLRSYLEHAAPHHPGRLQELFARIPEIQAAANLLLESKMFYVPFVLNSAEIR comes from the exons GAATAATGACACTCAGCCGCGGCCCGTGTGACCTTGACAACATGAGTCTCTTCCAAGACCTAAAACTAAAGAGGCGGAAAGTTGACTCCCGATGTAGTAGCGATG GCGAGTCGGCTGCCGACACCAGCACGTCATCGCCGGACCCGGGCCCGCCCTCGCCGCGCATGGCCGACGCCGGCTGCAGCACGCCGCCGCACCCGCCGCCCATGTTCGACGACGGCAGCTCACCCACGCCCACCCCGGCCTGCCACCCCACCGTCATTCGCTCGGCGCCGCCATACTCCGTCATCAAGTTTGAAGGAGCTGCCAGCTCCAACAAGTCTGACAATTCGCATGCCATTAAACACGTGGTCACGTCGCCCACGCAACACTCTTCCGTGAAGCTGGAGGGCCCGCCGCCGGAGCCGCCGCTCCCGTACAGGCCACgagcgcccgcgccgccgctgCCCGGCGTGCACTCTCCTCTCGCGCCGGGGCCCTGGCCGCCGGCCGCTTGCATCAACGGCGTCAAGCCCGAACTTATTGGCGGACACTTCCCGCCACAGCCGCAGGAGCCTAAGACTGGCGCGCGAGGGCCTGCGCAATGGAGAGGGGCGCCCGCCGTTATCATGGGTGAATCCGGGGGCGTACGCACAATGTTCTGGACGCTACCGGCGCCCACTCCCGGGGGTGAGGCATCTGCGACACCGAGCGGGTCGCACACCCCAACACCGCCGGCTCCTGACCCCTCTACATGCAGTGAGGAATCTGCGGCTAGGCTGCTTTTGAACCTTGGTGGCGAGTTAAGGCGACAGCGCGGCCCGCCATTAAACATGGAACTGTTATGGGCAGGAGACGTATCACAGCTGCCAGCTCACCAACAGCTACACGCTCTGAACCTGAGTGCGGCGGCAGGCAGCACGGCCGGAGCTTCAGGCGCGCCGGCCCCAAGCCCACACTCTATGCCTCGTCCGGAACTACGTGCCTACGCGCCTGAAGCTGAACGCGAAGAAGATGAACAGCCCATGATCTGCATGATATGCGAAGACAAAGCAACAGGTTTACATTACGGAATTATCACGTGTGAGGGATGCAAAGGCTTCTTCAAGAGAACCGTACAGAATAGACGCGTGTACACATGCGTCGCTGATGGAGGCTGTGAAATCACAAAAGCGCAACGAAATCGATGTCAATACTGTCGCTTCAAGAAATGTATCGAACAAGGCATGGTTTTACAAG CTGTGAGAGAAGACCGCATGCCGGGAGGACGAAATAGCGGCGCAGTGTACAATTTGTACAAAGTAAAATATAAGAAGCACAAAAAGGCAAATAAAGCAGCGACAACAACAAGCCGGGCGTCGCCACCAGAAAAGCCTAAAGAGCCAATGCCACCTCTCCCGCCACATCTGGTCAACGGCACTATTCTTAAGACTGCTCTCACCAATCCTAGCgag acgTGTTGCGTTCAGGTTGTCCACCTAAGGGCTCGATTAGAGAGTGCAGTATCATCCTCGCGGGACCGCGCGGTGCCGCTGGAACGGGCGCTGCACATGATCCGCGCCCTCATCGACTGCGATGCCATGGAGGACATCGCCACCGTGCGCCACCTGCCCGATCTCCTGCACGACACCTCAGAAATAGGCGATAAGCTCTGCAAAATTGGGGACTCCATCGTACACAAGATGGTCGCATGGACGAAGAAACTCCCGTTTATAATGGAGATTCCGATGGAAATACACTCCAAGCTGCTGATGGAAAAGTGGCACGAGATCTCTGTGCTGACGACGGCGGCGTTCCAGGCTATGCACGGGAAGcacgctcacgcgccgccctcTTCAGACCACGAGCATGACTTCATACAAGAG GTGAACGCAAACCTGCGGACGCTCCAGAACTGCCTCACCTCGCTGATGGGGCGCCCCATCACCCTGGAGCAGCTGCGACTGGACGTGGGGCTGGTGGTGGAGAAGATGACGCAGATCACCTGCGTCTTCCGCCGCATACAGCTCCGGATGGAGGAGTACGTCTGCCTCAAAGTCTACATATTGTTGAACCAAG AAGTGGAACTGGAAGGCATACAGGAGCGATACGTGCAGGTTTTACGCAGCTATCTGGAGCACGCGGCTCCACACCATCCCGGCAGATTGCAGGAACTTTTTGCCAGGATACCTGAG ATCCAAGCAGCGGCTAACCTTCTACTCGAGAGCAAGATGTTCTATGTGCCGTTTGTGTTAAACTCGGCAGAGATCAGATAG